A single genomic interval of Natronolimnobius sp. AArcel1 harbors:
- a CDS encoding rhodanese-like domain-containing protein encodes MSDAPTVVSPAWLEAHCDGDSVIVVDVRERRDYDDLGHVPGAVNVPAEAFRDPSSVAAGKLPSEADFGALMGEAGIDSSDALVAIDDENGVNAARFLLTALVYGHEGDCYLLEGGLEAWLEFGGNLTDKRPNLELTEYDAALQDDAPLVDREGVEQAVEGDAVVVDTRTPAEYDQSHIPGAVQLGWEDLLEEGILKPEDELEDLLAERGLTRDERIVLYCNTARRLSHTYVVLRDLGYENVAFYEGSLTDWVRADSPDWNPLELLERVRAVAPEGYNALPEKLGEDIFSRLHLIGLYTVRQDGYFMLRTKVPGGVLTAEQARTLGEIADEFATAPEEHGGEQQNPIHGDGYLDVTTRQGIQLHWIRLEDMPEIWDRYADVGLTTVQASGNTLRNVVACPAAGLGEETLDVRPIAERVADRFEGDRKLANLPRKFKVSLSGCHENCARAEIQDLGFVPAVKDGRDGFAVKVGGGLSDGPRAATDLGIFVEPEQVPDLAEATATLFRDHGSYLDTAVNRLRFLVAEYGLEQFREELERYAPFEFEPYDEILTTDHRGDHVGVHEQADGAHYIGLNLPTGRIGGSELAELADLADTYGSGELRTTPNQNLVLSGVGEDDLENFLGENLLSTYSPDPGPFSRGIVTCTGREFCKYGLIETKSRGHRWAAELDEWAAETGLDEKLEVVRVHMSGCSASCAQPQVADIGLRGEVYRDDFESTRAADVGLGGDLETETFVDWLVGSVPIDEIPSVIQRTIRAYDEHREDGESFAEWTRKTPDAELREIVSNEPETTTAVVGTGVS; translated from the coding sequence GTGAGCGACGCGCCGACGGTCGTCTCTCCGGCCTGGCTCGAGGCCCACTGCGACGGCGACTCAGTAATAGTCGTTGACGTCCGCGAGAGACGCGACTACGACGATCTGGGCCACGTGCCGGGCGCAGTGAACGTTCCAGCCGAGGCGTTTCGCGACCCGAGCAGCGTCGCCGCGGGGAAACTGCCAAGCGAGGCCGACTTCGGCGCGCTCATGGGCGAGGCCGGAATCGACTCGAGTGACGCACTCGTCGCCATCGACGACGAAAATGGCGTCAACGCGGCTCGCTTCCTGCTCACGGCGCTGGTCTACGGCCACGAGGGAGACTGCTACCTGCTCGAGGGCGGTCTCGAGGCCTGGCTGGAGTTCGGCGGCAACCTGACCGACAAGCGGCCGAATCTCGAGCTGACCGAGTACGACGCCGCCCTGCAGGATGACGCCCCACTCGTCGACCGCGAGGGCGTCGAACAGGCGGTCGAGGGCGACGCGGTCGTCGTCGACACTCGGACGCCCGCGGAGTACGACCAATCGCATATTCCCGGTGCGGTCCAGTTAGGGTGGGAGGATCTGCTCGAGGAAGGGATTTTGAAACCCGAAGACGAACTCGAGGACCTGCTCGCCGAGCGCGGACTCACCCGCGACGAACGGATCGTCCTCTACTGTAACACCGCGCGGCGACTGAGCCACACCTACGTCGTCCTGCGTGATCTTGGCTACGAGAACGTCGCGTTCTACGAGGGCAGCCTGACGGACTGGGTCCGGGCGGATTCGCCCGACTGGAACCCGCTCGAGCTTCTCGAGCGCGTCCGTGCGGTCGCACCGGAGGGATACAACGCCTTACCAGAGAAACTCGGCGAGGACATCTTCAGCCGCTTGCACCTGATCGGGCTCTACACGGTTCGTCAGGACGGCTACTTCATGCTGCGAACGAAGGTTCCGGGTGGCGTCTTGACGGCCGAACAGGCCCGCACGCTTGGCGAAATTGCCGACGAGTTCGCGACCGCACCCGAGGAACACGGTGGCGAGCAGCAGAACCCGATCCATGGTGACGGCTACCTCGACGTGACGACTCGACAGGGTATCCAACTACACTGGATTCGCCTTGAGGATATGCCGGAAATCTGGGACCGGTACGCGGACGTTGGCCTGACGACGGTGCAGGCCAGCGGCAACACCCTGCGAAACGTGGTCGCCTGTCCGGCCGCCGGACTCGGCGAGGAGACACTCGACGTTCGCCCGATTGCCGAGCGAGTGGCAGACCGATTCGAGGGCGACCGCAAACTCGCGAACCTACCACGGAAGTTCAAGGTTAGCCTCTCGGGCTGTCACGAAAACTGCGCCCGCGCGGAGATTCAGGACCTGGGCTTCGTTCCGGCAGTCAAAGACGGTCGCGACGGCTTCGCAGTCAAAGTCGGTGGCGGGCTCTCGGACGGCCCCCGCGCCGCGACGGATTTGGGAATTTTCGTCGAACCCGAGCAGGTTCCTGACCTCGCCGAGGCGACGGCCACACTGTTTCGCGACCACGGCAGCTACCTCGACACTGCCGTCAACCGACTGCGATTCCTCGTCGCTGAGTACGGTCTTGAGCAGTTTCGCGAGGAACTCGAGCGCTACGCACCCTTCGAGTTCGAACCCTACGACGAGATTCTCACGACCGACCACCGCGGCGACCACGTGGGCGTCCACGAGCAGGCCGACGGCGCCCACTACATCGGGCTGAATCTCCCAACTGGTCGCATCGGCGGCAGTGAACTCGCCGAACTGGCCGACCTCGCCGATACGTATGGAAGCGGTGAACTTCGGACCACGCCGAATCAGAACCTCGTTCTCTCCGGCGTTGGCGAGGACGATCTCGAGAACTTCCTCGGCGAAAACCTGTTGTCGACGTACTCGCCCGATCCCGGTCCGTTCTCGCGGGGGATCGTCACCTGCACCGGCCGGGAGTTCTGCAAATACGGCCTCATCGAAACCAAATCCCGCGGCCACCGCTGGGCAGCAGAACTCGACGAGTGGGCTGCCGAAACCGGCCTCGACGAGAAACTCGAGGTCGTCCGCGTCCACATGTCGGGCTGCTCGGCCTCATGTGCCCAACCCCAGGTCGCAGATATCGGCCTGCGCGGAGAGGTCTATCGGGACGACTTCGAGAGCACCCGCGCGGCCGATGTTGGCCTCGGGGGCGACCTCGAGACCGAGACGTTTGTCGACTGGCTCGTCGGCTCGGTCCCAATCGACGAGATTCCGTCGGTCATCCAGCGGACGATCCGTGCATACGACGAGCACCGCGAGGATGGCGAGTCGTTCGCCGAGTGGACGCGGAAAACGCCAGATGCGGAGTTGCGCGAGATTGTCTCGAACGAGCCGGAAACGACCACGGCGGTCGTCGGGACAGGGGTCTCCTAA
- the sepF gene encoding cell division protein SepF: MGLMSKILGGDQSRTAEDYVELNLDDVAAESANAAMQVHIAEVGGQADAIDIKDAVYDGDIVIADITRLRTEDSTVEHIVDELRQVAREVDGDIVRKGDDQMIITPTGVRVSREKIGQSL; the protein is encoded by the coding sequence ATGGGACTCATGAGCAAAATTCTCGGCGGCGACCAGTCACGCACTGCCGAGGATTACGTCGAACTGAACCTCGACGACGTCGCTGCGGAGTCGGCTAACGCGGCCATGCAAGTACACATCGCAGAAGTCGGCGGTCAGGCTGATGCGATCGACATCAAAGACGCCGTCTACGACGGCGATATCGTCATCGCCGATATCACCCGCCTGCGCACCGAAGACAGCACCGTCGAGCACATCGTCGACGAACTTCGGCAAGTCGCTCGAGAGGTCGACGGCGATATCGTTCGGAAGGGCGATGATCAGATGATCATCACGCCAACCGGCGTTCGCGTCAGCCGCGAAAAGATCGGCCAGTCGCTGTAA
- a CDS encoding DUF1028 domain-containing protein: protein MTFSICVHETYETPDGTAHERFGVAVTTRLPGVGTLCPFVSENGAVATQSLVNVDLGRRGLEYIDDGLAVADALEALLNADDGAPERQLHGVDADGTFAFSGEECMGWFGHREEDHFTVAGNLLTGEAVIDATADAYADAAVHETTDSATGPNAVTDDTETEPLAKRLIDALAAGHDEGGDKREDLAVQSAAVVVASTEDHDMTPPYNDLRVDATETPIADLQATYDLAMDGYRDTLARYEDAYEADSLAETDE from the coding sequence ATGACCTTCAGCATCTGCGTCCACGAAACCTACGAGACGCCAGACGGAACCGCCCACGAGCGCTTTGGCGTCGCCGTCACCACGCGCTTGCCCGGTGTCGGCACGCTCTGTCCGTTCGTCAGCGAAAACGGCGCAGTCGCAACTCAGAGTCTGGTCAACGTGGACCTTGGCCGGCGCGGCCTCGAGTATATCGATGACGGCCTCGCCGTTGCAGACGCACTCGAGGCCCTGCTCAACGCCGACGACGGCGCACCTGAGCGTCAACTTCACGGTGTCGACGCTGATGGCACGTTCGCCTTTTCTGGTGAGGAGTGCATGGGCTGGTTTGGCCACCGCGAAGAGGACCACTTTACCGTTGCCGGAAATCTGCTCACCGGTGAGGCAGTCATAGACGCGACCGCAGACGCGTACGCGGACGCTGCAGTGCACGAAACAACCGACTCGGCAACTGGCCCAAACGCTGTAACTGACGACACCGAAACGGAGCCACTCGCAAAGCGTCTGATCGACGCGCTTGCGGCCGGCCACGATGAAGGCGGTGACAAACGCGAAGACCTCGCCGTCCAGAGTGCAGCAGTCGTCGTGGCCTCGACTGAAGATCACGACATGACCCCACCGTACAACGATCTGCGCGTCGATGCGACCGAGACGCCGATTGCCGATCTACAAGCAACCTACGACCTCGCGATGGATGGGTATCGAGACACACTCGCTCGGTACGAAGACGCCTACGAAGCAGATTCACTGGCTGAAACCGACGAATAA
- a CDS encoding PKD domain-containing protein, with protein MISNTPPTRRTVLKVTGASLATAVVTGASLATAVVAGCLGDDDDETAADTGDDGTDTDAGSNGIEIEAGTEIVFDGYTHHWAGLEPDAIAGDENPTLILEEGGEYTMEWINADGVTHDLQIWDESDDVVDDLATDSINEEGDSDSLEFTAESEMVTYVCSYHVGTQVGDLVVE; from the coding sequence ATGATATCGAATACACCTCCCACTCGTCGAACGGTGCTGAAAGTCACGGGCGCATCGCTTGCGACTGCAGTAGTCACGGGCGCATCGCTTGCGACTGCAGTAGTCGCGGGCTGTCTCGGTGACGACGATGATGAGACTGCAGCGGACACTGGTGACGACGGTACCGACACCGATGCGGGAAGCAACGGTATCGAAATCGAAGCTGGAACTGAGATCGTCTTCGATGGGTATACGCACCACTGGGCGGGCCTCGAGCCTGACGCAATCGCTGGAGACGAAAACCCGACGCTGATACTCGAAGAGGGAGGTGAGTACACGATGGAGTGGATCAACGCAGATGGCGTGACACACGACCTTCAGATCTGGGACGAAAGCGACGATGTCGTCGACGATCTCGCAACCGACAGCATCAACGAGGAAGGAGACAGCGATTCGCTCGAGTTCACAGCAGAGTCGGAGATGGTCACGTACGTCTGCAGTTATCATGTCGGCACGCAGGTCGGTGACCTCGTCGTCGAGTAG
- a CDS encoding MarR family transcriptional regulator, with protein MTAMHGTHPVWYLLGTVFIASVIAGVYVGVRDRIVSATAGPTASEPVDDTTGTEQLSSDQPAQHTKNEAKRRILDLLPDDEKRILEPVLDSPGLTQIELRDRSNFSKSKVSQTVTDLEKRGLLYREPQGRTYRIYPAEDVENEQ; from the coding sequence ATGACAGCAATGCACGGAACCCACCCAGTCTGGTATTTGCTCGGAACTGTCTTCATCGCAAGTGTAATCGCCGGTGTGTACGTCGGCGTTCGTGATCGGATTGTCTCTGCGACGGCTGGCCCAACAGCGAGCGAGCCGGTCGACGACACAACTGGCACAGAACAGCTCTCGAGTGACCAGCCAGCACAACATACGAAGAACGAAGCAAAACGCCGGATTTTGGACCTCCTTCCGGACGATGAGAAACGCATCCTCGAGCCAGTTCTTGACTCCCCAGGTCTTACCCAGATCGAACTCAGGGACCGATCGAATTTTTCAAAGAGCAAGGTTAGTCAAACGGTCACCGATCTGGAAAAGCGAGGATTGCTGTATCGAGAACCCCAGGGTCGGACGTACCGAATCTATCCTGCAGAAGACGTCGAGAACGAACAGTAG
- a CDS encoding DUF411 domain-containing protein, producing the protein MTLSSRLALLAAGTTALGISVAGCLGDGTGDWEQDQTLPVASATQYQGPSCDCCDVYADYLQDHLESELDVTVTDELDAVKQEHGIERDLRSCHTVVLDEYVVEGHMPVEGIETLFDDEPAINGIALPGMPAGSPGMGGEKTETWTVYGLEDGSDPSVYTDI; encoded by the coding sequence ATGACTCTCTCCTCGAGACTGGCGCTTCTGGCAGCAGGGACAACTGCACTCGGAATCTCGGTTGCCGGGTGTCTCGGTGACGGAACCGGCGACTGGGAACAGGACCAGACGCTTCCGGTAGCGAGTGCAACGCAGTATCAGGGTCCGAGTTGTGACTGCTGTGATGTCTACGCAGACTACCTGCAGGATCACCTTGAGTCGGAGTTAGACGTTACTGTTACAGACGAACTCGACGCGGTCAAACAGGAACACGGAATCGAACGCGACCTGCGAAGTTGTCACACGGTAGTGCTCGACGAGTACGTCGTCGAAGGTCACATGCCAGTCGAGGGTATCGAAACACTGTTCGACGACGAACCGGCTATCAACGGAATCGCCCTTCCAGGGATGCCTGCCGGCTCACCAGGAATGGGTGGCGAAAAAACAGAGACGTGGACCGTCTACGGACTCGAGGACGGTAGTGATCCGTCGGTCTACACCGATATCTGA